The following coding sequences are from one SAR116 cluster alpha proteobacterium HIMB100 window:
- a CDS encoding site-specific recombinase XerD (PFAM: Phage integrase family), giving the protein MYRVMYNSNSPHVSCRAGVYYYTRRVPVDVRQYYASPRLSFSLRTKSYAGAVRAAQSVTQRLEDYWLGLRLQNMDIPAIHLVRGDGMAHDAPVMLDAVENYLKLKSNDDRTFIRTARRNGDYVAKLLGNRPVTSYSTAEAAQFRDWCFDKGMGLNTVKRVFASVRSVINLNIREYGLQGGNAFSGTYMPDLNNLSPKRKPLPLEILKLVQNQCRETDDEVRWLALLLSETGMRLSEAAGLAREDIHLDKQLPYLEIKPHEWRRLKTNSSQRRLPLVGHSLWAVRQAYIASNGPFMFPKYCNENGCKSNSASAALNKWLKGLAGPNYVIHSFRHALRDRLRAVNCPTDMIDQIGGWRRKSVGETYGEGYNLEQVYEWLNKISL; this is encoded by the coding sequence ATGTACAGAGTGATGTACAATTCCAATTCCCCTCACGTGTCATGCAGGGCTGGTGTTTATTACTATACAAGACGAGTTCCCGTTGATGTGAGGCAGTATTATGCCTCCCCTCGCCTATCTTTTAGCCTGAGAACCAAGTCATATGCTGGTGCTGTTCGTGCAGCTCAGTCTGTGACACAGCGTCTTGAGGATTACTGGCTTGGTTTGCGGCTACAGAACATGGATATTCCAGCTATCCATCTCGTAAGAGGGGATGGTATGGCACATGATGCGCCAGTGATGCTGGATGCTGTTGAGAACTATCTCAAGCTGAAGAGTAATGATGACCGCACCTTTATAAGGACGGCGAGGCGCAATGGTGATTATGTTGCCAAGCTATTAGGCAACAGACCAGTTACATCCTACTCAACAGCTGAGGCTGCACAGTTTCGTGACTGGTGCTTCGACAAAGGCATGGGGCTAAACACAGTGAAACGTGTTTTTGCCTCCGTCAGGTCTGTTATAAATCTTAATATCCGTGAATATGGATTACAGGGCGGCAATGCATTCTCCGGCACATACATGCCAGACTTGAATAATCTATCCCCAAAACGAAAACCCCTCCCATTGGAAATACTGAAACTTGTTCAAAATCAGTGCCGAGAAACTGATGATGAGGTACGTTGGTTAGCTTTACTTCTAAGTGAGACAGGGATGAGACTTAGTGAAGCTGCTGGGCTTGCAAGAGAAGATATTCACCTCGATAAACAGCTGCCTTATTTGGAGATAAAGCCGCACGAATGGAGGCGACTAAAGACAAATTCTAGCCAACGTCGCCTTCCACTAGTAGGTCATTCATTATGGGCCGTCAGGCAAGCTTATATCGCCAGCAATGGCCCATTTATGTTCCCTAAATATTGTAATGAGAATGGCTGCAAATCTAATTCTGCAAGTGCTGCATTAAACAAGTGGCTGAAGGGTTTGGCAGGACCAAATTACGTAATTCACTCTTTCCGCCACGCGTTAAGAGACAGACTACGGGCAGTTAACTGCCCTACAGACATGATTGACCAGATAGGTGGATGGAGACGAAAGTCAGTGGGAGAGACATATGGAGAGGGTTATAATCTTGAGCAGGTCTATGAATGGCTCAATAAAATCTCACTTTAA
- a CDS encoding rRNA methylase, putative, group 3 (PFAM: SpoU rRNA Methylase family; RNA 2'-O ribose methyltransferase substrate binding~TIGRFAM: rRNA methylase, putative, group 3): protein MKARSALLLYGYHPVVAALANPNRNCIRLFATEEAADRLSAISEQTMPPVTLLARPQLDQMLKSKQSDNVVSPHQGLVLHTTPLDQPDLSDLLHQLDQGPVAKRFLILDQVTDPRNIGAILRSARAFGTDALIMTSRHAPDETGALAKAAAGALEDVPIVRVNNLARALAALKDNFVTLAGLEANAPTNISALATTPHLGLVMGAEGSGLRRLTREACDVMAAIDMAATSESLNVSVAAAIALYATRFQG, encoded by the coding sequence ATGAAAGCACGTTCAGCTCTGTTGCTTTATGGATATCATCCGGTGGTTGCCGCCCTGGCAAATCCCAACCGGAACTGCATCCGTTTATTTGCCACAGAAGAAGCCGCAGATAGGCTGTCAGCGATTTCTGAGCAGACAATGCCACCTGTTACCTTACTTGCCCGGCCGCAACTGGACCAGATGTTAAAATCCAAGCAGTCAGACAATGTGGTAAGCCCGCATCAGGGGCTTGTCCTGCATACCACACCTTTGGATCAGCCAGATTTGAGCGATCTTCTCCACCAGCTGGATCAAGGGCCAGTTGCCAAGCGCTTTTTGATTTTGGATCAGGTCACCGACCCCCGCAATATTGGGGCGATCCTGCGTTCTGCTCGCGCATTTGGAACAGACGCATTGATTATGACCAGCCGGCACGCTCCTGATGAAACCGGTGCGCTTGCCAAGGCAGCAGCAGGGGCATTGGAAGATGTTCCGATTGTCCGGGTAAATAATTTGGCCCGCGCGCTGGCAGCGTTAAAAGACAATTTTGTGACTCTGGCCGGCCTTGAAGCAAATGCGCCCACAAATATCAGCGCGTTGGCAACCACACCGCATCTGGGGCTTGTGATGGGCGCAGAGGGCAGCGGCCTGCGCCGCCTGACGCGTGAAGCCTGTGATGTGATGGCCGCAATTGACATGGCAGCTACGTCCGAAAGCCTGAATGTGTCTGTTGCCGCAGCAATTGCCCTTTATGCGACGCGATTTCAGGGGTGA
- a CDS encoding putative phosphatase, C-terminal domain of histone macro H2A1 like protein (PFAM: Macro domain), giving the protein MRVIIADHNRQVIEALKDYDPTFEWHDGTPLAFDIDAVVSPANTAGIMNGGYDAALRRHFGNTLEYRVRKSIEAKPIPVGEARAIQTADERVKWLIVAPTVSIAADGLSGHESVSYAAAYRSVIAAHRAGAVCLGMTGLGTGAGGLEIRKAIFQQCDGVEDALTDIHEI; this is encoded by the coding sequence ATGAGAGTGATCATAGCTGACCACAATAGGCAAGTTATTGAAGCTTTAAAAGATTACGATCCAACTTTTGAATGGCATGACGGTACACCATTAGCTTTCGATATTGATGCGGTTGTAAGCCCAGCAAATACAGCGGGAATTATGAATGGAGGCTATGATGCTGCGTTACGCCGACACTTCGGGAACACACTTGAGTATAGAGTGCGAAAAAGCATCGAAGCAAAACCCATACCTGTGGGTGAAGCTAGAGCTATCCAGACTGCAGATGAGCGTGTCAAATGGCTCATTGTTGCGCCAACGGTTAGCATTGCAGCAGATGGATTGTCAGGCCATGAATCTGTATCTTATGCTGCAGCATACCGAAGCGTTATTGCCGCACACCGAGCGGGAGCCGTTTGCTTGGGGATGACTGGTTTAGGCACAGGCGCAGGTGGGTTGGAAATTAGAAAGGCCATCTTCCAGCAATGCGATGGAGTGGAAGATGCGTTAACAGACATTCATGAAATTTAG
- a CDS encoding Polyketide cyclase / dehydrase and lipid transport (PFAM: Polyketide cyclase / dehydrase and lipid transport) translates to MTLKILKNIALVISSLIFLSGCNAMKSVSKSLGYHEVYTEIMIEAEPAEVWSVITDAENYKNWNPVIINAVGTYEVGSRITNTVVEAKDKQATIKSKVIKFDPPYHLNQFGGYTGIITFDHHYELQKVDGGTMVIQREEYTGFYMNFWDASWVEPAYKRVNEALRKEVLRRKSQKQSL, encoded by the coding sequence ATGACTTTAAAAATCTTGAAGAACATAGCACTAGTAATCTCCTCTCTGATTTTTTTAAGTGGTTGTAATGCTATGAAATCTGTTTCTAAGTCACTTGGTTATCATGAAGTTTATACTGAGATTATGATTGAGGCAGAACCAGCTGAAGTATGGTCGGTCATAACGGATGCTGAAAATTACAAGAACTGGAATCCAGTCATTATTAATGCTGTTGGAACGTATGAGGTAGGAAGCCGAATAACCAACACTGTGGTTGAAGCAAAAGATAAGCAAGCAACCATAAAGTCAAAAGTTATTAAATTTGACCCACCATATCACCTTAATCAGTTTGGCGGGTACACTGGTATCATTACATTTGACCACCATTATGAACTGCAGAAAGTGGATGGTGGTACGATGGTTATTCAACGTGAGGAATATACAGGATTCTACATGAACTTCTGGGATGCCAGTTGGGTTGAACCAGCATATAAGCGTGTAAACGAAGCATTGCGAAAAGAAGTGCTTAGAAGGAAAAGTCAGAAGCAATCTCTTTAA
- a CDS encoding phage integrase family protein (PFAM: Phage integrase family), which yields MLLRDGVFYYVRRVPQDLAEHYSVKRLCFSLRTKSYKSAIHASKSVSQRLEDYWLGLRLQKIDIPALQLVESDDVSDDSCLVSEARELYLRLKGVGKDRVFIRTATRNTDYVIKLLGDRPIGSYSSLEAAQFRDWCLKQGMTVRTVKRVFASIRAIVNLAITEHGYDCSNAFSKTFFPEEENVAKRKPKPIEDIRTIQSKCMEIDDDMRWLIALISDTGMRLGEAVGLLKEDIILEHDAPHVRLIPHPWRCLKTKGNQRDIPLVGASLWACKRPLEANDDSIFAFPRYCKEKTANANSASGALNKWLSDYVPEGCVIHSFRHSMRDRLRVVSCPSDMIDQIGGWSTAGAGQGYGVGFQLATMLGFLKEIASDFSF from the coding sequence GTGTTATTACGTGATGGTGTCTTCTATTATGTGAGGCGTGTGCCTCAAGATTTAGCTGAACATTACAGTGTGAAGAGACTGTGTTTCAGCTTACGAACAAAGTCCTATAAATCAGCTATCCATGCATCTAAGTCTGTATCACAAAGACTTGAGGACTATTGGCTTGGTTTGAGACTGCAGAAGATAGACATTCCTGCCCTGCAGTTGGTTGAGTCAGATGATGTGTCTGATGACAGTTGTCTAGTATCTGAAGCACGTGAGTTGTACCTTCGGCTAAAAGGTGTTGGTAAGGACAGGGTGTTTATCAGAACAGCTACTCGTAATACTGATTATGTCATCAAACTATTAGGTGACAGACCAATAGGCTCTTATTCCTCTTTAGAGGCTGCACAGTTCCGTGACTGGTGTTTGAAACAGGGAATGACTGTGAGGACAGTGAAGCGTGTCTTTGCGTCAATTAGAGCAATAGTAAACCTTGCTATTACTGAACATGGCTATGACTGTTCTAATGCCTTTTCCAAGACATTCTTTCCAGAAGAGGAGAATGTAGCCAAGCGGAAACCTAAACCCATTGAAGACATCAGAACCATTCAATCAAAATGTATGGAGATTGATGACGATATGCGTTGGCTGATAGCCCTCATATCAGACACTGGCATGAGGCTTGGAGAAGCTGTAGGGCTTCTGAAAGAAGACATTATCCTTGAGCATGATGCACCTCATGTAAGGCTTATACCTCACCCGTGGAGATGTTTGAAGACAAAGGGTAATCAACGAGACATACCGCTAGTAGGTGCGTCTCTGTGGGCCTGTAAGAGGCCTCTAGAGGCTAATGATGATAGTATCTTTGCCTTCCCTAGATACTGCAAGGAGAAGACCGCTAATGCTAACTCAGCCAGTGGTGCATTAAACAAATGGCTCAGCGATTATGTGCCAGAGGGGTGTGTCATTCATTCTTTCAGACATTCAATGCGAGACAGGCTAAGAGTAGTTTCTTGTCCATCAGATATGATAGACCAGATAGGTGGATGGAGTACCGCTGGTGCTGGGCAGGGTTATGGTGTGGGATTTCAACTAGCTACAATGTTGGGTTTTCTTAAAGAGATTGCTTCTGACTTTTCCTTCTAA